A single genomic interval of Streptococcus suis harbors:
- a CDS encoding pyridoxamine kinase, which produces MVQRLLLANDLPGVGKVALATSIPIAAACQVETILLPTVLLSSHTGGFPDVVVEDMTDLNRAYFEQWKNLNLELAGILSGYCRNPQQLSQLAMYAKQTETPLIVDPVMGDGGKLYSGFTSTYVEAMKELIQSAKLILPNVTEAAFLTGRDYLGTCYDRAAIEDLLEALAEHVSADIVLTGISFDDSQIGVVYFQQKTGEITTYMSKKYPANFFGTGDILSTLLAVATIQQINLHQAIPLALDFIDKSLERTLALDRDLKFGIYFEPFLAELQQAFQTLKEKL; this is translated from the coding sequence ATGGTTCAGCGATTATTGCTTGCAAATGATTTGCCCGGTGTGGGTAAGGTTGCCCTAGCCACTAGCATCCCAATTGCAGCAGCCTGTCAGGTAGAAACGATTCTTTTACCAACGGTACTTCTTTCTTCTCATACGGGTGGTTTTCCAGATGTTGTCGTTGAAGATATGACTGACTTGAATCGAGCCTATTTTGAACAGTGGAAGAACTTGAATTTGGAGTTGGCAGGCATCTTGTCTGGCTACTGTAGAAATCCTCAGCAACTAAGTCAATTGGCTATGTATGCTAAACAAACAGAGACACCATTGATTGTTGATCCGGTCATGGGGGATGGAGGGAAGTTGTATTCAGGTTTCACATCTACCTATGTAGAAGCCATGAAAGAGTTGATCCAGTCGGCAAAGCTCATTCTCCCAAATGTAACAGAGGCAGCTTTTTTGACAGGGAGGGATTATTTGGGAACTTGCTACGATAGGGCGGCTATTGAGGACTTACTGGAAGCTTTAGCAGAGCATGTGTCTGCAGATATTGTACTGACAGGGATTTCCTTTGATGATAGCCAAATAGGTGTAGTCTATTTTCAGCAGAAAACAGGGGAAATAACTACCTATATGTCTAAAAAATATCCAGCAAATTTCTTTGGAACAGGTGACATTCTATCTACCTTGTTGGCAGTAGCAACCATCCAACAAATCAATCTCCATCAAGCTATCCCTCTAGCTTTAGATTTTATCGACAAGAGCTTAGAGCGTACTCTCGCTTTGGATAGAGACTTGAAATTTGGGATTTACTTCGAACCATTTTTAGCAGAATTACAACAGGCATTTCAAACATTAAAGGAGAAATTATGA